In Dehalococcoidia bacterium, a single genomic region encodes these proteins:
- a CDS encoding insulinase family protein, which yields MFQKHVLGNGLRIITCPMPHTRSVTVAFFIGAGSRYEPDELGGAFHFAEHMLFKGTQRRPTARHISEAIEGVGGIMNGSTDRETTIYWAKVARPHFSHALDLLADMLLHSRFAPEEIEKERRVILEELAATKDHPNELVHLLLDAAMWPNHPMGRDVGGTPESVASLTRQALLDTVAHHYVATNAVCVVAGAVEGPEVVEAVTSLVENWPQGTPSSFLPIQDTPRGPQVRLERRPTEQAHLALGIPAYPVGHPDRYALDLLSVVLGEGTSSRLFLELRERRGLVYDVSSTVAHYQDCGTWTISLGVEPSHGADATQVVVDELVRLREGVSLEELHKAKELVKGRILLRMEDTRAVAFWAGAQETLLGRILTPEEVVQKVEAVTPEDLQRVAQHLVHPQHLTLAIVGPYRSERRFLRILQG from the coding sequence GTGTTCCAGAAACACGTTTTGGGCAACGGGCTCCGCATCATCACCTGCCCCATGCCCCACACCCGCTCCGTTACGGTCGCCTTCTTCATCGGTGCGGGATCCCGCTACGAACCCGATGAACTGGGCGGGGCCTTCCACTTTGCCGAGCATATGCTGTTCAAGGGCACCCAGCGCCGTCCCACCGCCCGCCACATCTCTGAGGCCATAGAGGGCGTGGGCGGGATCATGAACGGGAGCACCGACCGGGAGACCACTATCTACTGGGCCAAGGTCGCCCGCCCCCACTTCTCCCACGCCTTGGACCTGCTGGCCGATATGCTCCTACACAGCCGGTTCGCCCCCGAGGAGATAGAGAAAGAGCGCCGGGTCATTCTGGAGGAACTGGCCGCCACCAAAGACCATCCCAACGAGTTGGTCCACCTGCTCCTGGACGCCGCCATGTGGCCCAACCACCCGATGGGGCGGGATGTGGGGGGAACTCCCGAGTCCGTCGCCTCCCTTACCCGTCAGGCTTTGCTGGACACCGTCGCCCACCACTATGTCGCCACCAACGCCGTGTGTGTGGTGGCGGGGGCGGTAGAAGGGCCGGAGGTGGTGGAAGCGGTGACCTCCCTGGTGGAGAACTGGCCCCAGGGAACGCCCAGTTCGTTCCTGCCTATCCAGGACACCCCCCGGGGGCCCCAGGTGCGCCTGGAGCGGCGTCCCACCGAGCAGGCCCATCTGGCCCTGGGCATACCCGCCTACCCTGTGGGACACCCCGACCGCTATGCCCTGGACCTGCTCAGCGTGGTGCTGGGGGAAGGCACCAGCAGTCGCCTGTTCCTGGAACTGCGGGAGCGGCGGGGGCTGGTGTACGATGTCTCCAGCACCGTGGCCCACTACCAGGACTGCGGCACCTGGACCATCTCCCTAGGGGTGGAGCCCTCTCACGGTGCCGATGCCACTCAAGTGGTAGTGGATGAACTAGTGCGCCTGCGGGAGGGGGTCTCCCTTGAGGAACTGCACAAGGCCAAGGAACTGGTGAAGGGGCGTATCCTTTTGCGCATGGAGGATACCCGTGCCGTGGCCTTTTGGGCGGGTGCCCAGGAGACCCTGCTGGGACGCATCCTGACGCCTGAGGAGGTGGTGCAGAAGGTGGAGGCCGTTACCCCCGAGGATCTGCAACGGGTAGCCCAGCACCTCGTTCACCCCCAGCACCTCACCTTGGCCATCGTGGGACCCTACCGCAGCGAACGCCGCTTTCTGCGCATCCTGCAAGGATAA
- a CDS encoding electron transfer flavoprotein subunit beta/FixA family protein has protein sequence MPLTIVVTAKQVLDPETPASALQIDTARKRMVAPPNVPPVVNGFDENAVEAALRIKDALGAPNVKITVLSVGKSFALDVIKKPLSMGADDLVLVQDDGCDGLDAFQTARVLAAAIKQMGPVDLVLCGRQASDWDQAQVPLALAEFLGLPCVHITKKVEVKDKTVVVERVLPDGTEVVQVPLPALITVSNELGQPRYPTLRGIMASTRKQPIIRKLSDLGLNPADLKPKVELLDLYIPVRQKKCEFISGDNDEEKGRNLARRLREAKLI, from the coding sequence GTGCCCCTCACCATCGTGGTAACCGCCAAGCAGGTTCTGGATCCCGAGACCCCCGCCTCTGCCCTCCAGATTGATACCGCCCGCAAGCGTATGGTGGCCCCGCCCAATGTCCCTCCGGTCGTCAACGGTTTTGACGAGAACGCGGTGGAGGCTGCCCTGCGCATCAAGGACGCCCTGGGTGCGCCCAATGTGAAGATCACTGTTCTCTCGGTGGGGAAGTCCTTTGCCCTGGATGTCATCAAGAAGCCCCTGTCCATGGGTGCCGATGACCTGGTGTTGGTGCAGGACGACGGGTGTGATGGCCTGGACGCCTTCCAGACGGCCCGGGTGCTGGCGGCTGCCATCAAGCAGATGGGGCCCGTAGACTTGGTGCTGTGTGGTCGGCAGGCGTCCGACTGGGACCAGGCCCAGGTGCCCTTAGCCCTTGCGGAGTTCCTGGGCTTGCCCTGTGTGCACATCACCAAGAAGGTGGAGGTGAAGGACAAGACGGTGGTGGTGGAGCGGGTGCTCCCCGACGGCACCGAGGTGGTTCAGGTGCCCTTACCCGCCCTTATCACCGTGAGCAACGAACTGGGGCAGCCCCGTTACCCCACCTTGCGGGGCATTATGGCCTCCACCCGCAAACAGCCCATTATCCGCAAACTGAGCGATCTGGGCCTCAACCCCGCTGACCTAAAACCGAAGGTCGAACTGTTGGACCTGTATATCCCGGTGCGCCAGAAGAAGTGCGAGTTTATAAGTGGGGACAACGACGAGGAGAAGGGGCGGAACCTAGCGCGGCGCTTGCGGGAAGCCAAACTGATTTAG
- a CDS encoding Uma2 family endonuclease: MAQPSPRLKFTYHDYRTTPPGKRYELREGDLVMVPAPSDFHQAISMNLSLALGAYIRQRRLGHLRAAPYDVVLSPTDVVQPDLVFISPQRAPFIRPEGCFGPPDLVVEILSPSSAEVDRGYKRSLYARHGVREYWLVDPDTRTVEVLTLGEEGFRLVGLFRQGERLVSPLFPDLTLTVSDVFAEGG, translated from the coding sequence ATGGCCCAACCCTCCCCACGCCTCAAGTTCACCTACCACGACTATCGCACCACGCCCCCCGGCAAGCGCTACGAACTGCGGGAGGGAGACCTGGTCATGGTGCCTGCCCCCAGCGATTTCCACCAAGCCATCTCCATGAACCTATCCTTGGCTTTAGGGGCGTATATTCGCCAGCGGCGTTTGGGGCACCTGCGGGCAGCCCCCTACGATGTGGTGCTGTCCCCCACCGATGTGGTGCAGCCCGACCTCGTGTTCATCTCCCCCCAGCGTGCCCCCTTCATCCGCCCCGAAGGATGCTTCGGCCCCCCAGACCTGGTGGTAGAAATCCTCTCCCCCTCCTCCGCCGAGGTGGACAGGGGCTACAAGCGCTCCCTCTACGCCCGCCACGGCGTCCGCGAATACTGGCTGGTGGACCCCGACACCCGCACTGTGGAGGTGCTCACCCTCGGCGAAGAGGGCTTCCGCCTTGTGGGCCTGTTCCGCCAGGGAGAGCGGCTCGTCTCCCCCCTCTTCCCAGACCTCACCCTCACCGTCAGCGACGTGTTCGCCGAAGGAGGATAG
- a CDS encoding CDP-alcohol phosphatidyltransferase family protein produces MRGRGGGLSAQALRERVRVWWGAWVEEPMLRGLSAVGVSPNALTLVGLVLTAPVAYLAATGRWMWAGGALLVAGLMDMLDGALARRTGRATPFGAFLDSLVDRVQEAGVLLGILVFYGRQGEMAGSLLAFLALWGSFLVSYTRARAEGLGVPSPRIGIMTRPERVLLLVVGLLTGWVVPALGVVAGLGFLTAVHRTYEVWRYLRRRG; encoded by the coding sequence ATGAGGGGGAGGGGGGGCGGTCTGTCGGCGCAGGCCCTGCGGGAGCGGGTGCGGGTGTGGTGGGGGGCATGGGTGGAGGAGCCCATGCTGCGGGGCCTGAGCGCAGTGGGGGTCAGTCCGAATGCGTTGACCCTAGTGGGCTTGGTGTTGACGGCTCCGGTGGCGTATCTGGCGGCGACGGGGCGGTGGATGTGGGCGGGGGGTGCTTTGCTGGTGGCGGGGCTGATGGACATGCTGGATGGAGCCCTGGCCCGCCGCACGGGACGGGCAACGCCCTTCGGGGCCTTTCTGGATTCCCTGGTGGACCGGGTGCAGGAGGCGGGGGTGTTGCTGGGGATTCTGGTGTTTTACGGGCGGCAGGGGGAGATGGCTGGAAGCCTTTTGGCCTTTTTGGCGCTGTGGGGGTCGTTTCTGGTGAGTTACACCCGCGCCCGCGCCGAAGGGCTGGGGGTGCCCAGCCCGCGTATCGGAATTATGACCCGCCCTGAACGGGTGCTTCTCCTGGTGGTGGGGTTGCTGACGGGGTGGGTGGTGCCGGCGCTCGGGGTGGTGGCGGGTTTGGGGTTCCTCACGGCCGTGCACCGCACCTATGAGGTGTGGCGTTATTTGCGGAGAAGAGGATGA
- a CDS encoding electron transfer flavoprotein subunit alpha/FixB family protein: MAGVLVFAEVGEGGLAPIAKELLAAGRPLAQALGEPLVAFIAAEKAGPLAQEAGAFGAQQVYVAEHAFLKDAHPDYHLLALEQAVKRITPSAVLLGKTPLGVTVGPRLAFRLGVGVAQDVVSLKVEGGALIAERPVYGGNAMARVALRQKPFVATVRPKAFEPLAPQANPSVAVQSIPVSLDASSVKVKVLERKKVEATGIRLEDARVVVAGGRGLGGPEPFQQLEELARLLGGAVGASRAVCDAGWLPYQYQIGLTGKTITADLYIAVAISGASQHMAGISTVKNIVAINKDGDAPIFQEARFGVVGDWKKVLPAFIDEVRKLLQR; this comes from the coding sequence ATGGCCGGTGTGCTTGTATTCGCCGAGGTGGGGGAGGGTGGCCTGGCCCCTATCGCGAAGGAGCTGCTAGCAGCGGGGCGTCCTCTGGCCCAGGCCCTGGGGGAGCCGCTGGTGGCCTTCATCGCTGCCGAGAAGGCGGGGCCATTGGCCCAGGAGGCGGGGGCCTTCGGGGCGCAGCAGGTCTATGTGGCGGAGCATGCCTTTCTGAAGGACGCCCACCCGGATTACCACCTGCTGGCCCTGGAGCAGGCAGTCAAGCGGATTACCCCTTCGGCAGTGCTTCTGGGGAAGACCCCGCTCGGCGTTACGGTGGGGCCGCGCCTGGCCTTTCGGCTGGGGGTAGGTGTCGCCCAGGATGTGGTCTCCTTGAAGGTAGAGGGGGGAGCCCTCATCGCGGAGCGCCCCGTATATGGGGGCAATGCGATGGCCCGCGTCGCCCTGCGCCAGAAGCCTTTTGTGGCTACCGTGCGCCCCAAAGCCTTTGAGCCATTGGCCCCTCAGGCCAACCCCTCGGTGGCTGTGCAGTCTATCCCTGTCAGTTTGGACGCCTCCAGTGTGAAGGTGAAGGTGTTGGAGCGCAAGAAGGTGGAGGCCACGGGCATCCGGCTGGAGGATGCCCGCGTTGTAGTCGCCGGGGGGCGTGGTTTGGGAGGTCCTGAGCCGTTCCAGCAGTTGGAGGAGCTGGCGCGCCTTTTGGGTGGGGCGGTGGGGGCGTCCCGGGCGGTGTGCGATGCGGGCTGGCTCCCCTACCAGTATCAGATTGGCCTCACTGGCAAGACCATCACAGCCGATCTGTACATCGCTGTGGCCATCTCTGGGGCTAGTCAGCATATGGCGGGCATCTCCACGGTGAAGAACATCGTGGCCATCAATAAGGATGGGGATGCCCCCATCTTCCAGGAGGCGCGCTTCGGTGTGGTCGGGGACTGGAAGAAGGTGCTCCCGGCCTTCATTGACGAGGTGCGCAAACTGCTCCAACGGTAG
- a CDS encoding glycerate kinase — translation MRVVIAPQAFKGSVRASVAAAALARGWHRVFPHDECILVPVADGGDGTLEALVSATGGRYEQTEVTGPLGQKVVAQWGVLGDGQTAVLETAQACGLVLVPPERRDPRITTTYGVGELFRAALDKGFRRFLVGLGGSATNDGGAGMAQALGIRLLDGEGRDLPWGGEALLHLARLDPSRRDPRIAQSQITVAVDVTNPLCGPQGASAVYGPQKGATPEMVALLDTALERLAQVVRRDLGKEVAHLPGAGAAGGMGAGLVAFLDAHLAWGADIILEAVRLQERLEGAHLVLVGEGQMDFQTAFNKAPAAVAKRAKARGIPVIALVGGLGKGYQDAYRMGIDAVVPIAPGPLALEEAMRRAEDLLADAAERTARLLAVGRRLPF, via the coding sequence ATGCGTGTGGTCATCGCCCCCCAAGCCTTCAAGGGGAGTGTACGGGCATCGGTGGCGGCTGCCGCCCTTGCGCGCGGGTGGCATCGCGTCTTCCCGCACGACGAGTGCATCCTGGTCCCCGTGGCCGATGGGGGCGACGGGACGCTAGAGGCCCTGGTCTCCGCCACCGGGGGCCGCTACGAGCAAACCGAGGTAACCGGCCCCTTGGGCCAGAAAGTGGTTGCTCAGTGGGGTGTGCTGGGGGATGGCCAGACGGCGGTGCTGGAGACGGCCCAGGCGTGTGGGCTGGTGCTGGTGCCCCCCGAACGGCGCGACCCCCGCATCACGACCACCTATGGCGTGGGGGAACTTTTCCGCGCCGCTTTGGACAAGGGCTTTCGCCGTTTCCTGGTGGGCCTCGGGGGCAGTGCCACCAACGACGGCGGGGCCGGCATGGCCCAAGCCCTGGGCATCCGCCTGCTGGACGGGGAGGGACGCGACCTCCCCTGGGGCGGGGAGGCCCTTCTGCATCTGGCGCGCCTTGACCCCTCCCGCCGCGACCCCCGTATCGCCCAAAGCCAGATCACTGTGGCCGTGGATGTCACCAACCCCCTATGTGGCCCCCAGGGGGCGTCGGCCGTTTACGGCCCCCAGAAGGGGGCCACCCCCGAGATGGTCGCCCTTTTGGACACGGCCCTGGAGCGCTTGGCCCAGGTGGTGCGCCGCGACTTGGGGAAGGAGGTGGCTCACCTCCCCGGGGCAGGGGCAGCCGGGGGTATGGGAGCAGGGCTGGTGGCCTTCTTAGATGCACACCTCGCCTGGGGCGCAGACATCATCCTCGAAGCGGTGCGCCTCCAGGAACGCCTGGAGGGGGCCCACCTGGTGCTGGTGGGCGAAGGGCAAATGGACTTCCAGACCGCCTTCAACAAGGCCCCCGCCGCCGTCGCCAAAAGGGCCAAGGCCCGAGGCATCCCCGTCATCGCCCTCGTCGGCGGGCTAGGCAAAGGCTACCAGGATGCCTACCGCATGGGCATCGACGCCGTTGTGCCCATCGCTCCCGGCCCCCTCGCCCTGGAGGAGGCCATGCGCCGCGCTGAGGACCTGTTGGCCGATGCCGCCGAGCGGACGGCTCGCCTACTGGCTGTGGGCCGGCGCCTCCCCTTCTGA
- a CDS encoding alpha/beta fold hydrolase, translated as MTRPQPVPFPITTSEGLRLEGVLHKAEGKGPWPGVVVCHPHPLYGGDMDHPLVVAVAQALHTRGFCVVRFNFRGTGASEGVHSHGVKEVEDAAEALLALGMVPGVDNGRLGIVGYSFGAGIALEVASQPGMVQAVGAVAPPASALNHPAAAHTPVPKLFICGDQDHIVPAEQFQFLVRRWAEPKEVHLLEGVDHFFRGAERQVALLVADFFARWLGHGRLG; from the coding sequence ATGACCCGCCCCCAGCCCGTTCCCTTTCCCATCACCACCAGCGAGGGTCTGCGCCTGGAGGGGGTGCTCCACAAGGCGGAGGGGAAGGGGCCATGGCCGGGGGTGGTGGTGTGCCATCCCCATCCCTTATATGGAGGGGATATGGATCACCCGTTGGTGGTGGCGGTGGCGCAGGCGTTGCACACGCGTGGCTTTTGCGTTGTGCGCTTCAACTTTCGGGGTACAGGGGCCAGCGAGGGGGTGCACAGCCACGGGGTGAAGGAGGTGGAGGACGCCGCGGAGGCTCTCCTTGCCCTGGGGATGGTGCCAGGGGTGGACAACGGGCGTTTGGGGATTGTGGGATATTCCTTTGGGGCGGGGATTGCTTTGGAGGTGGCGTCCCAGCCGGGGATGGTGCAGGCGGTGGGGGCGGTGGCCCCCCCGGCCTCTGCCTTGAACCATCCCGCCGCCGCCCATACGCCGGTACCCAAACTGTTCATCTGCGGCGACCAGGATCATATCGTCCCTGCGGAACAGTTCCAGTTCCTGGTGCGGCGGTGGGCGGAGCCGAAAGAGGTCCACCTGCTGGAGGGAGTGGACCACTTCTTCCGCGGTGCGGAGCGGCAGGTGGCCCTGCTGGTGGCGGACTTTTTCGCCCGCTGGTTGGGGCATGGGCGCTTGGGGTAG
- the dnaA gene encoding chromosomal replication initiator protein DnaA, which produces MVSARMPSPQEVWERVLGLLQVEVARGTYEAFLRETVGLAWEGGRFLVGTPSPFARAYLEQRAYGLVREALERIVGQAVEVEFRVVAKGTGEVVSPPTPAPPPPPPSAETEASGECLGMPLNPRYTFAAFIVGECNRYAHAAAVAAAEHPGRKYNPIFIYSDVGLGKTHLLHAIGHRCLERGMRVLYTSAEQFTSEFIRSIREGTAEAFRLRFRNGGILLMDDVHFLIGKEQTQEAFFHIFNELHNAGKQIVLTCDRPPKALRPLEDRLRSRFEWGLVADIQPPELETRLAILRAKADALGMAVPAPVLTFLGKRIYRSIRELEGVLNRLKALAEVTGRPITLELAQQALDLPGTGPERRPLDPEEVVSVVAQHFGLEPMALKGPRRDKVTATARHIAMFLLREEAQRPLTEIGRLLGGKDHTTVLHACEKVRLQMDTDPQVRHALLVVRERLQRMATSSGEGR; this is translated from the coding sequence ATGGTTTCTGCGCGTATGCCCAGCCCCCAGGAAGTTTGGGAGCGGGTGTTGGGTTTGTTGCAGGTAGAGGTGGCACGGGGGACGTACGAGGCCTTCCTGCGGGAGACGGTGGGATTAGCCTGGGAGGGGGGGCGCTTCCTTGTGGGGACGCCCAGCCCCTTCGCCCGCGCCTACTTGGAGCAACGGGCATACGGCCTGGTGCGGGAGGCCCTGGAGCGCATCGTGGGGCAGGCGGTAGAGGTGGAGTTCCGGGTGGTGGCCAAGGGGACGGGCGAGGTGGTCTCTCCGCCCACCCCAGCCCCTCCACCGCCTCCGCCGTCGGCGGAGACGGAGGCCTCGGGCGAGTGCTTGGGGATGCCCCTCAACCCCCGCTACACCTTTGCTGCTTTTATCGTGGGGGAGTGCAACCGCTATGCCCACGCGGCGGCCGTGGCCGCTGCTGAGCACCCGGGGCGGAAGTATAACCCCATTTTTATTTACTCGGATGTGGGGCTGGGGAAGACGCATCTGCTCCACGCCATTGGCCATCGGTGCCTGGAGCGGGGGATGCGCGTCCTGTATACCAGCGCTGAGCAGTTCACCAGCGAGTTTATCCGCTCCATCCGGGAGGGGACGGCCGAGGCCTTCCGTCTGCGCTTCCGCAATGGGGGCATCTTGCTGATGGACGATGTGCACTTCCTTATCGGCAAGGAGCAGACGCAAGAGGCCTTCTTCCATATCTTCAATGAACTGCACAACGCGGGGAAACAGATCGTCTTGACCTGCGATCGTCCGCCCAAGGCCCTGCGCCCCCTGGAGGACCGTTTGCGCTCCCGCTTTGAGTGGGGTCTGGTGGCCGACATCCAGCCCCCGGAGCTGGAGACACGCCTGGCCATTTTGCGGGCGAAGGCCGACGCTTTAGGGATGGCGGTGCCTGCCCCGGTGCTGACCTTTTTGGGCAAGCGCATCTACCGCTCCATCCGGGAACTGGAGGGGGTGCTGAACAGGCTGAAGGCTTTGGCCGAGGTAACGGGGCGGCCCATTACTTTGGAACTGGCCCAGCAGGCCCTGGACCTCCCTGGCACTGGCCCCGAGCGCCGCCCCCTGGACCCCGAGGAGGTGGTGAGTGTGGTGGCCCAGCACTTTGGGCTGGAGCCGATGGCCCTGAAAGGCCCTCGCCGCGACAAGGTCACCGCTACCGCCCGCCACATCGCCATGTTCCTCCTGCGGGAAGAGGCCCAACGGCCCCTCACGGAAATCGGACGCCTCTTGGGGGGCAAGGACCACACCACTGTGCTCCACGCCTGCGAGAAGGTGCGCCTGCAGATGGACACCGACCCCCAGGTGCGCCACGCCCTTCTGGTGGTGCGGGAGCGCCTGCAGCGCATGGCCACCTCCTCTGGGGAGGGGCGGTGA
- a CDS encoding glycosyltransferase family 4 protein translates to MRIALVSPYDFAYPGGVNDHIASLARQLRGMGHRVHILAPSSRPAQELGIPYLMRLGYPLRIPSGGSTARITLSVWLAERVRDLLQRNRYDIVHLHEPFTPFLPLCVLSFSDTVNIGTFHAYHGRSRFYPWARPFLRAWVRRLHGRTAVSEPARRFIARYFPGEYRIIPNGVDVGHFAGAMPLPEFCDGKVNILFVGRLEKRKGLRYLVGAFARLKWRMPHLRLIVVGPGNPDRESLQRLAACGLTDVVFVGGVPYSNLPRYYASAQVFCAPAIGKESFGIVLLEAMAAGVPIVASAIEGYQFVVRDGREAVLVPPQDEEALARALQRVLEDGALREHLVTEGYRRVQEFRWERVAQQVVDYYQEVRERVWMGGARERVLV, encoded by the coding sequence GTGCGCATCGCCCTGGTATCGCCGTACGATTTCGCTTACCCTGGGGGTGTGAACGACCATATCGCCTCCCTTGCCCGACAGTTGCGGGGGATGGGGCACCGGGTGCACATTTTGGCTCCGTCCTCGCGCCCGGCACAGGAGTTGGGTATTCCGTATTTGATGCGTCTGGGGTATCCCTTGCGCATCCCCAGCGGGGGCTCCACGGCGCGCATCACCCTGTCGGTGTGGCTGGCGGAGCGGGTGCGCGACCTTCTGCAGCGCAACCGCTATGACATTGTGCACCTGCACGAGCCCTTTACGCCTTTTCTGCCGTTATGCGTGTTGAGTTTCTCGGATACGGTGAACATCGGCACTTTCCACGCGTATCATGGGCGGAGTCGTTTTTACCCCTGGGCGCGCCCGTTTCTGCGGGCGTGGGTGCGCCGGTTGCACGGGCGCACGGCGGTCTCGGAGCCGGCGCGCCGGTTCATCGCCCGCTACTTTCCGGGGGAGTATCGGATTATCCCGAACGGGGTGGATGTGGGGCACTTTGCGGGGGCGATGCCTCTGCCGGAGTTCTGTGACGGGAAGGTGAATATCCTGTTTGTCGGGCGGTTGGAGAAGCGGAAGGGGTTGCGGTATCTGGTGGGGGCGTTTGCGCGCCTGAAGTGGCGCATGCCCCACCTGCGCCTGATCGTGGTAGGGCCGGGCAACCCCGATCGGGAGAGCCTCCAGCGTCTTGCGGCGTGTGGGCTAACGGATGTGGTGTTTGTGGGGGGTGTGCCCTATAGCAACTTGCCCCGCTATTACGCCTCGGCGCAGGTGTTCTGCGCCCCTGCCATTGGGAAGGAGAGTTTCGGGATTGTGCTGTTGGAGGCCATGGCGGCGGGGGTGCCCATTGTGGCATCGGCGATAGAGGGGTATCAGTTTGTGGTGCGGGACGGGAGGGAGGCGGTGCTGGTGCCTCCCCAGGACGAGGAGGCATTGGCGCGGGCTCTGCAGCGCGTTCTGGAGGATGGGGCTTTGCGGGAGCACCTCGTAACGGAGGGGTATCGGCGGGTGCAGGAGTTCCGCTGGGAGCGCGTGGCCCAGCAGGTGGTGGACTATTACCAGGAGGTGCGGGAGCGAGTGTGGATGGGGGGTGCACGGGAGAGGGTGTTGGTATGA
- a CDS encoding CopD family protein, producing the protein MEIVLGLLHLLGTAVWFGGVLFLGLVLVPVSRAFGETGQNLVRSVGRRFVWIVWPAIGVAVASGVEFGIRYGYWEALFRGNWGAYPLGGVFVLKVVLVGLALVLEGLHDWVIPALATRRERSASATTPPHPALLAQATALRRMSSRVAMLNGGVVLAVVVLGVWLSRG; encoded by the coding sequence GTGGAGATTGTCCTGGGTCTGTTGCACCTGCTGGGGACGGCGGTATGGTTTGGGGGTGTCCTGTTTCTCGGCCTGGTGTTGGTGCCGGTGAGCCGTGCCTTTGGGGAGACGGGGCAAAACCTGGTGCGCTCCGTGGGACGGCGCTTCGTCTGGATCGTCTGGCCGGCCATTGGTGTGGCGGTGGCATCGGGGGTGGAGTTCGGCATCCGCTACGGATATTGGGAGGCGCTGTTCAGGGGGAACTGGGGGGCCTATCCTTTGGGGGGCGTGTTCGTGCTGAAGGTGGTGCTGGTGGGGCTGGCTTTGGTTCTGGAGGGGCTGCACGATTGGGTGATTCCCGCCCTAGCCACCCGCCGGGAGCGGAGCGCCTCTGCCACGACGCCTCCTCACCCCGCCCTGCTGGCCCAGGCAACGGCCTTGCGACGCATGTCTTCCCGGGTGGCTATGCTCAATGGGGGGGTGGTTTTGGCGGTGGTGGTGCTGGGGGTGTGGCTGAGTCGGGGGTAA
- a CDS encoding RtcB family protein, whose product MRVPGIVFADEKMLDDIAQDQSLEQVANVACLPGIVYASLAMPDIHWGYGFAIGGVAATQVEGEGVISPGGVGFDINCGVRFLRTDLTEAEVRPVLERLVDTLYARVPTGVGAAGKLRLRGPEIDEVLVKGARWAVEHGYGHPDDLEVSEEGGCIAGADPSAVGPRPRERGADQLGTLGSGNHFLEVEVVDEIYNPQVARVFGIERVGQITVLFHCGSRGFGHQVCEDYLKVMDKAMRTYRISLPDRQLACAPLSSPEGKDYLAAMRCAANFAWANRQVIAHWVRESFEAVFGKSWEALGMRQVYDVAHNIAKIEEHTVNGKRMRLCVHRKGATRSFPPGHPHVPARYREVGQPVIIPGDMGRYSFLCVGAPRAMEVSFGTTCHGAGRRESRAAAKRLLKGHDIQAELRQRGIIVRADSWASLAEEASLAYKDVADVVEVCHQAGLAYKVARMRPIGVTKG is encoded by the coding sequence ATGCGGGTGCCGGGCATTGTGTTCGCCGATGAAAAGATGCTGGACGATATCGCCCAGGACCAGTCCCTGGAGCAGGTGGCCAATGTGGCGTGCTTGCCGGGCATCGTGTACGCCTCCCTGGCCATGCCCGACATCCACTGGGGCTATGGTTTTGCCATTGGCGGGGTGGCGGCGACCCAGGTGGAGGGGGAGGGGGTCATCTCGCCAGGCGGGGTCGGCTTTGACATCAACTGCGGGGTGCGGTTCTTGCGCACCGACCTCACCGAGGCCGAGGTGCGCCCCGTGCTAGAGCGCCTGGTGGACACCCTCTATGCCCGTGTCCCCACCGGTGTGGGGGCTGCGGGGAAACTACGCCTACGGGGCCCCGAGATAGACGAGGTGCTGGTGAAAGGTGCACGCTGGGCTGTGGAGCACGGCTACGGCCACCCCGACGACCTGGAGGTCAGTGAAGAGGGGGGGTGTATCGCCGGTGCCGACCCCTCCGCTGTGGGCCCCCGCCCCCGGGAGCGGGGCGCCGACCAACTGGGCACCCTGGGCTCGGGCAACCACTTCCTTGAAGTGGAGGTGGTGGATGAAATCTACAACCCTCAGGTGGCCCGCGTGTTCGGTATTGAGCGGGTGGGCCAGATTACAGTCCTCTTCCACTGCGGCTCCCGAGGCTTCGGCCACCAGGTGTGCGAGGACTACCTGAAGGTCATGGACAAGGCCATGCGCACTTACCGTATCTCCCTGCCCGACCGCCAACTAGCCTGCGCCCCCCTTTCGTCCCCCGAAGGCAAGGACTACCTGGCCGCCATGCGGTGTGCTGCCAACTTCGCCTGGGCCAACCGCCAAGTCATTGCCCACTGGGTGCGGGAATCCTTTGAGGCCGTGTTCGGCAAATCCTGGGAGGCCTTGGGGATGCGCCAGGTATACGATGTGGCCCACAACATCGCCAAGATAGAGGAGCACACCGTCAACGGCAAGCGGATGCGTCTGTGTGTGCACCGTAAGGGTGCCACCCGCTCCTTCCCGCCCGGGCATCCCCATGTGCCGGCGCGCTACCGGGAGGTGGGCCAGCCCGTAATCATCCCCGGCGATATGGGGCGCTACTCCTTCCTGTGTGTGGGTGCCCCTCGGGCGATGGAGGTGAGTTTCGGCACCACTTGCCACGGCGCAGGACGGCGCGAGAGCCGTGCCGCCGCCAAGCGCCTCCTCAAGGGCCACGATATCCAGGCCGAACTGCGCCAGCGGGGTATCATCGTCCGCGCCGACTCCTGGGCGTCCCTGGCGGAGGAGGCCTCATTGGCCTACAAAGATGTAGCCGATGTGGTAGAGGTGTGCCATCAGGCTGGCCTGGCTTACAAAGTGGCCCGCATGCGCCCCATCGGGGTTACCAAGGGATAG